Proteins co-encoded in one Thermodesulfobacteriota bacterium genomic window:
- a CDS encoding HEAT repeat domain-containing protein, with protein sequence MTFETKEQVFEKVISMKKPLCPHCKKEMSIWEVPPVTFSDGLGWGEPYLFLCFNDDCPLYKKGWENLKENFNQTASYRCMNYPGTKTFELMPVFSPMGATGQIIDDKILAAEEALKQATKKGFSILADCYVSKDSPAVLRLLLDPTEPAKVRLKAAEMLGDIGELEAIDALRNLTVGNEIIEKEIAKSVNKIHERFFTRECPFCAEIIKKKAKICKHCQREVAGK encoded by the coding sequence ATGACATTTGAAACCAAAGAGCAGGTTTTTGAAAAAGTAATATCCATGAAAAAACCCCTATGTCCGCACTGCAAAAAAGAGATGAGCATCTGGGAAGTTCCTCCGGTTACCTTCAGCGATGGGTTGGGATGGGGCGAACCCTATCTTTTTCTCTGTTTTAACGATGATTGTCCGTTGTACAAAAAAGGATGGGAAAACCTGAAGGAAAATTTTAATCAAACCGCCTCATACAGATGCATGAATTATCCCGGTACAAAGACCTTTGAACTGATGCCTGTTTTCAGTCCGATGGGTGCCACCGGGCAGATTATCGACGACAAAATTCTGGCTGCCGAAGAGGCTTTAAAACAGGCAACCAAAAAGGGATTCTCCATCCTGGCCGATTGCTATGTGTCAAAGGATTCACCCGCGGTCCTCAGGTTGCTGCTGGATCCGACCGAACCGGCCAAGGTCCGATTAAAAGCAGCGGAAATGTTAGGAGATATCGGAGAGCTGGAAGCCATCGACGCGCTGCGAAACCTTACGGTCGGCAATGAAATTATTGAAAAAGAAATTGCCAAATCAGTCAACAAGATACATGAAAGATTTTTTACCAGAGAATGCCCCTTTTGTGCGGAAATAATAAAAAAGAAAGCCAAGATTTGCAAGCACTGTCAACGAGAAGTGGCGGGTAAATAA